One genomic region from Lycorma delicatula isolate Av1 chromosome 1, ASM4794821v1, whole genome shotgun sequence encodes:
- the LOC142317504 gene encoding uncharacterized protein LOC142317504: protein MPLTRLKEENKFRWGQDKVESLNLEEKFMFSSSPQSDDRLIVDPDTSNVGIGCNQDGEERVIGYFRKTLSKPEIKNCSTRQELLDVVKVLDRFHKYVCNIYGRHFTLYIDH, encoded by the coding sequence ATGCCATTGACCAgactaaaagaagaaaacaaattcaGGTGGGGCCAAGATAAAGTTGAATCATTAAAtcttgaagaaaaatttatgttcAGCTCCAGTCCTCAGTCGGATGATAGATTAATCGTTGATCCAGATACAAGCAACGTTGGAATCGGTTGCAATCAAGATGGAGAAGAAAGAGTAATAGGCTATTTCAGGAAAACTTTATCAAAACCGGAGATAAAGAACTGCTCTACACGTCAAGAATTACTTGATGTTGTAAAAGTACTAGATCGCTTCCATaagtatgtatgtaatatatatggaAGACATTTCACACTTTACATTGATCATTAG